In Fibrobacter sp., the sequence ATGACATTAAAAAGCTATTCGTCCTTCACGCAGCGGACAGAAAGCCCGAAATCTTTTGCATAAGGATAGACGGAAACGTCCTTGCGGCCAGCCATCATGTGAATGCCGATGGATTTTTTGCTGGGCGCGGCTGTTGCACTCCACAAATAAGCATACAGCGTCTGGCGATCGAAGCGGCCACGGTAATCACGGAAACCCGACGGTATTCCATTAAAACCATATTCATCGGTGCCGTTGCCGTAATGGTTCCACCCTTCAGCAGATTTCAATTTGACGGCGGCAGAATCGCGGCCACCCACCTCAACAAAAAGCTGATCGAACTCCTCAGCAGTAGGCAAGTGCCAGCCGGCGGGGCAAACATCCTTCGCCACATCCCAAGTATAAAAACGACCGTACTTGCGACAGTCGTAATTGAAACGTGTATAGCAAAAACTTTCTTCCGCGGCAAAACTCAGGTTTTCTGCCATCCAAACCTGGGAGCCAATTTTTACCGTCTTGTATTCCTGATTATCGCGAGGATCCTTGAGAATCTCAGAAGCAAGGGACTCCCCCACATAGAATAGGAATACAGCTATTTGAAAAAATTTTCTCATTACCCTAAAATTATAGAATAAAAGAACTGTCTCGGAGATAATTCTCAATTTTAGGGCTATTTTACGGGAAAAACTGCTTTTTTAGATACCCGATTCCCGTAATTTATTAGGTTGTTTGTAATAGGTTTGTGGTTAGGGCTAATTTTTTCATGGCAACACGCCCCAAAAGGGAGCCAAAACAACGAAAATGCCAGTAAAAAACGGCCGATCAGAGCTGTTTTCCATTTCCAACACGACTTTCACGATAATTTGTTTGTAAAATTACGGGAAAAACGACACAAGTTGCAGCTCTTTTCCCGTAATTTGGCCACTTTTTTTAAAAAGATCCCCCGGGGACACGATAAATTCAAACAGCTGCAACAGTTTATTTTGTTTTAAACTTTTTCGCCGATTTTCACTTTGTTTCAAAGCTATTTTTATGCCCATGAGAAACATATTCCAGGAAATCGGAAAGACCCCGGCCGAAATCGAGGCAAAACTGAACAAGGCCTACGCCCACTTCTTTGAAGGCGACGTAGAAAACGAACGCATCTGCTTTGACAAGGGCGAGGACGAAGCCTACATCGTAGATATTGGCCACAGCGACATTCGTTCCGAGGGCATGAGCTACGGCATGACCATTGCCGCCCTGCTGAAAAAGCGTGACCTTTTCGACAAGCTCTGGAATTTTGCCCAACGCCACATGAAGAACACCTCGGGCCCCCTTGCAGGTTATTACTCCTGGCAGGTTTCCATGAAGGACTTTACCATGATGGACCCGGGCCCGGCTCCCGACGGCGAGGAATATTTTGCAGCCGCCCTGCTTTATGCCGCCAAGGTTTTCAACTGCGAAAAGTACAAGCAGGAGGCCATCCAGCTGATTAACGACATGGCCCACAAGCCTTGCGAAGGCGATGTGCACACCATGATGGATGTGGACGTTGGCCTGGTGCGATTCTCCCCCATGGACGGCAACGACTTTACCGACCCCAGCTACAACACCATCGCGTTCTATCGCATGTACGGCGAAGCCACCGGCGACGAGATCTGGAAGCGCATTGCGGAGAACAGCTTCAACTACTTGCAAAAGGCGGTACACCCTGTGACAGGTATTGCCGCCGACTACAGCGAATACGATGGAACGCCCAAGGCAACCCCCTGGTACCCCACCAGCGACTGCTTCTGCGGTGACGCCTGGCGCGTGGCCTGGAATCTGGGGCTTGACGCAGCAAACATCGGCGACGCACTGGAACGCGCCAGCAAGAACGGCGGCAATAATAGCGACAAGGCCGACGAAAACGGCGACAAGAATGACGATAAGAATGCCGATAAGAATCTCGCGGCCCTCGCCCACGTTCGCGACTGGGAAATTGCCTCCATCAGAAAGCTTTTGAATTTCTTGAACGAGCGCCGCCCCTACCTTGCCGACATGCGTATCGACGGAAGCGCCTTCCCCAACGAGCCGCGCCCTGCAACCGGCGGCCTCATTGCCATGAACGGCGCAGCAACTGTGGCATTGCCTGCTGGCGACCCGCTGATCAAGCCCTTCGCCGAAGACCTGTGGAACATGGAAATGCCAAGCGGCACATGGCGCTATTACGACGGCACCCTCTATATGCTGGGACTGCTCGCCTGCTCCGGCAAGTTCAACGTCTAGGCATCACACAGACGCACAAATTTCTTCATTAACCATAAGTGTCGCGGCTTCTTGCCGCGGCATTTTTCATTTACACTGGATTTTTCTCGACCACGCGACCAAGGGGTGCTTGCATAAAGCGCCTCTGTTCCGCGTAAATCGTGGGTGCCAGAATATGGTAAAGAGCTTCCTTCACCATGGTCCCCACGTTGAAAGCAAAGGAATCGAAAACGTATCGGTAACTGTCGATGGTGTCGTCGAAACCCACCACATAGGGTACCGGCTTTCCCTTGGATTTAAAGCAATCAATCACAGTTGTAGCCACCCAGTCGTTGGCGCACACGAACTGGTTCAAGGTGGCTCCTTCCAGCAAACGCTCCACCATCTGGGTAATAAATTCCTGGCTATCCTGCCCCACCTTTTCCGTGTGATTCTTCAAGTCAAAAGGTGACGCAAAACGGTCATCTACAAGAGGCTCTACCTTTACGCCGGCCTCTAGCAGGCCCTGCAAACGGGCCTTGGACCAAAAGCTCCAATGGTAGGGAGAAATGTAATGGACCGAATCCACGCCTTTCTTTTTAAGATGCTGGCCAACAATGAACCCAGCCTCCTTACCGAAGGCCACATTGTAAAAAGCCCACTTTTTCTTGTTGCGCACACTGAGAGGCACCACGTCGGGGGCGTACTCCCACCACACCGAAATGGGGCTCTGGAAATGGGCAAAGTGAACGAATAGTTTTTGAGGATCATCCACCAGCCATGTAGAAAGGAATGCGCCCAAGCAGTGGTTATCATTCTTTACCACATAGGCAGAGCCGTCGGGATTAAAAATCTGGTTGCTCTTTTCGTGGTAGCCCAAAAAATGCACTACCAGGTTTTGCTCTGCGGCAATGCGGGCTACCGTCCTGAAAACGTCGGATTCGCGTTCCGATTCAATGCGCATTCTGCCACGTTCGTCTGAACGGTGCAAGAACAAAATGTAGTTGGAAGAATCGATGGAACGTTCTTCGCTAAAGAAAACCTTGCGGCCATTGCGAACAAGAATTCCCTGCTCCACTTTCTGGTTCAAGAACTTCTTTACCAGGTAAGGCGAAACGCGATAACGGATGGCCAAGTCGCCAGAGGAAGGCAACTGCTCAAAGGCATTGAGGTAACCGCTTTCCAGATCCTTCTGGAACTGCTTTTCGATTCCGGTGTAAACATCTTCAACAGGGCCCACGGAAACCTTGGGCGCACTGCCCCAGAAACAGCCCTTGCCCTGAATCAGCATGATGGTGCCTTCGGAAGCAAGCTCCTTGTAAACCTTGTGGATGGTCGTTACCGAAAGCTTTAGCTGCTGAGCCATCTTGCGGACCGAGGGCATTTTGTCGCCGTCCTTGAAACCTGCGGCCTTGATAGATTTCTTTACTTCGTTGATCAGCACTTACCTTACCTCGTTACGCCCGAAATCTAGTTTATTTAAGCTACGGAAATATACCACCGTTTATTCTTATTTCTTTTTTGAAGAGACTAGCCGACTTGACACAGTCTGCCTTTGTAGTTACATTTTGTGCAGTAAAAAGCATCGTGGCGGCCTAGCTGGCCAAAGGATAATCCATGGAAACTTGTAGCTACGAATACACTGCACGAATCGAAGTGCGTTACGCCGAAACCGACCAGATGGGCATTGTCCATCATTCTGTTTATGCCGTATGGTTTGAACAGGCCCGCACCGAGTTTTTCCGCACTGCTGGAGCAAGCTACGCCGACATGGAAGCCGAGGGTTTCGCCTGCCCCGTCTTGGAACTGGGCGTGCAATACAAGGCCCCCACCCACTACGGTGAATTCGTGGATATCAAGACCACCCTGGTCAAGGAAGACAAGCTCCGTTACCGCTTCAAGTACGAGCTTTCTGTAGATGGCAAACTTTGCACCGTGGGCACCACCTTGCACTGCTTTACCAAGGCCGGGCGCCCCACCAGGGAACTGCCTGCAAAGATTGCCGTGTTCTTCCCCACCGATGCAAAGTAGTTCACCAAATACTCACTAAAATTTGAACTGCCCAAACGCCACAGTTCTAAAAAAACAGTGAATCCAAATTGTCGCAACCTCTCGTAATTCGTAACTCATAATTCGTAATTGTCATGGATCAGCCCTTAGCAGAACGTTTACGCCCCCAGAACCTGGATGAGTTTCTTGGACAGAACAAGATTCTCGGTGCCCAGAGTCTGCTGCGCAAAAGCCTCGAGAACGACACCGTGCCCAGCATGATTTTCTGGGGCCCTCCGGGCTGCGGCAAGACTAGTCTCGCCCACGTCATTAAGCAAAAGACCCGCAAGGCATTTGTGGCGTTGTCCGCGGTTTCCAGCGGCGTCAAGGAAGTGAAGGAAGTTCTGGCAGACGCCCGCAAGATGAAGGCCATGTTCCAGGACACGATTCTCTTCATCGACGAAATTCACCGCTTTAACAAGGGCCAGCAGGACGCATTGCTGGGCGCCGTGGAAGACGGCACCGTAACGCTTATCGGCGCCACTACGGAAAACCCCGGGTTTGAAGTAAACGGGGCTTTGCTTAGCCGCTGCCAGCTGATTCTGTTTGCGCCACTTTCCAAGGAAGACTTGCGCACTCTGATTTTTAGCGCCTTGAAGGAACATCCCCGCGGCCTCCAGCTGAAAGATGTTGAAGTGGAAGACGCTGTTGTCGACAAGCTGATCGCACAGTCCGAAGGAGACGCACGATTCCTGCTGAATCAGCTGGAATGGATCGGCGGAAACCTGGGCGGAAGAAAGGTCATTGACGAAAAGCTTCTGGAAGAATTCCAGTACAAGAAGCCCCTGCGTTACGACAAGAGCGGCGAAGAACATTACAACCTGATTTCTGCACTACACAAGTCCATCCGCGGTTCCGACCCGGACGCCGCCGTGTACTGGCTGCACCGTATGCTTCAAGGCGGCGAGGACCCGCGTTACCTATTGCGTCGAATGATTCGTATGAGCATGGAAGACGTTGGCCTTGCAGATCCTAACGCCCTGCTGCTAGCAACAAGCGCCCGAGAGGCATACGACTTCCTGGGAAATCCCGAAGGCCTTATCGCCTTGGACCAGCTTGCAGTCTACCTGGCTCTGGCTCCCAAGAGCAACAGCCTTGAAGTTGCAGGCATGACCGCAGACGAAGTCATCCGCCAGACAGGCACGCTCCCCGTGCCCCGCGCCTTCCGCAACTCCGTCACCCGCGTAGGTAAGCAGCTTGGCTACGGCAACGGCTATCAGTACGATCACGACTCCCCCGGTGGCTACTCCGCCCAGGAACATCTGCCCAAGCAGCTGGAAGGCATGCGCTTTTACCAGCCCAAGCAAATCGGCAAGGAAAAACTTTTCGCTGAACGCCTGGAACAGCTCAAGGCCATCCGCGACGAAAAGCTTGGCAAGAAAGAAGAATCCTAATCCGCCGCCGGCTGGTCCCAAGGGAAGGGAACAAGAGCGTTTTCAGACGGACCTACCGGAATCGTCATATTCGCCGGAAGTTTACCGATATCATCAGGCATCGCGGCCATAATAATGGTTACTGGTAGCACGACAACTCCGGCTGCCATAAAGAGGAACACCCCGAACGGAGAGCTGACCATTCCGGACATGTCCTTCAACAATTTAAAGCCTCCGTTTATGGTCCTCAGCGAATGGTTATCACTGTGCCCGCGTTTACTATTCTCTCTAGCCACAAGCAGGTGACCATATACAACGTCACCTTTGCGGGCTTCCAGAACCATCTCGTCGCCGGAGGAACTTTTAATCAAGCAACTCTGCGTGGACTCGCAAACGCGCTCGCCATTGCGGTAAAATTCGTAATCCTGACTATCGGAAACCGTTACCCACGAGGTACTAGAGCATCCAACCAGAAGAATCGTCAGCAGTATTGCAATCATCTTCTTCTTCATCACCACCATACCTGAGCACTAACGTTCCACCCGTGGGCACGGCAAAGTTTACCGTCACGAGCATTTTCAAAATCAATGTAGTTGTACAAATAGCGCACATCCAGGGCATAAATAACCCTAGCCGCAGCGGGCTTGTAGAAAGCCCCCATTCTCAATAAGAACGCCAATCCCCCATCTGAGATTTCGTACTTATCAGAATTGTAATATACCATGGAAAAACCGATTCCAGGTCCCACATAGGGGAACAGGGAGTGGCCTCCAAGCACGTAAGCGCCAGACAGGAAAGTGCCAATGTTCCCAAAGTCCCGGGAGTCCAAGCCTACATCAAACGCCCAGGCAAAATCCCAGGAGATAAGGAAATCCTTGTACAAGTAGTTCGCCGATAAATCTACGGTCGGAGAAATGTCAACTTCCGGGGACAATAGTCCCGTGGCTCCAAGGCCAAGACCCCACCGAAGCCCGTTCCACTGGCCAAATTTCAGGGACACAACATCCACAATAGGATTCAAGTCATCAGGCGTATAGGCCATGTGCTTGTATGTCCAAACCGTTGCCTTGTCGCTAGAATTCAGCAGCGAGTACACCACCAGAATCCCATCATCCTGACGTAGCATTTTTATTTGCAATAGAAAATCGCTGGCGTAGGCAGACTCCGCCACAGACACGTCACCGTTTGTTCTGAGTACGCTTTCGGTCCGGCGCACCACCTTTTCTGCGTAATCCTTATGGACACCATCCAGTTCCACCGCGGTGTCAACGAACACTTTGGGCCTAGCCCAAAGAGCAGTGCAAAGTACCAGCAGAATAAATAAAACGCGATACAAGGCGGTCCTCCTAAACCCTAGTCTTTCAAGCAACGAAGGCTAGCTCCACCGGATTTGGCTTCAAACATCGAAGTAACTGAGTCTACGTCTGTAAAAACTTGTGTATAAGAAGCATTAATCCCATACTCCGCTACAGACCACATAGAAACAACCTCTTCCAAGAGCATGTATGAACCATTTATGTAGCGATATCCAGAAGGAATCGCGTTAAACCCAATTGCATCCATTCCATTTGCATTCTCAGTCCACCCACTAGTTGACTTGAGCTTGGATCCTGCGACTTTTACACCGCCCACCTTCTTGAACAGGGCACCAAACTCAGACTGCGTAGGTACATGCCAGCCTTCAGGGCATATTCCTCGATGAGGTTTATTGGGTTTACATTTCTTGCCCAAACCACAAGCTACAACACCATTGGCTTCCGATACAAGGCCAGCACTATCCATGGCAGCAGACCAAGTGTATAAGCGACCATGAGCGTCACAATTGCTTTTCATCCCTTCGTAACACCAGCTAGTAGAATCAGAAATAAATGCAGGTGTAGAATAACTTATACCCGTGTAAGCATAGTTCAGGTTTTCGGCCATCCAAGTTTGATTGCCAATCGTAACAGTCTTATAAGTCTGTCCGTCTCGGCTATCCGTCATGGTGCCCAAGGTGAACTCAATCTCACCATCCGACACTTCCGAAGGTGAATCATCGGAGCAGGCCACAAAAACAAAACTCAAAGCCGTAATCAAAAGTAAAACGTATTTCATAATATATCAAACCATTTTTTATAATAACATAGAAAAACTAAAAAATGGACTTGTTGATTTTTTAATAGAGGGTTTTCCGCCCAGGAGCATTTGCCCAAGCAGCTGGAGGGCATGCGCTTCTACCAGCCCAAGCAGATCAGCAAGAAAAAACTTTTCGCTGAACGCCTGGAACAGCTCAAAGCAATCCGCAACGAAAAGCTGGGCCGAAAAGCAGAAACTGCAGAAGAAAAGAAAGACTCATCGCTTTAAAATTCAGCAACTACGCCAAGTCCTCCTGGAAATACGATCCTGTCGCGGTCAAGAGACCCCTTGTTTATGTCGAAATTCGTATAGTAACTGCCGTTCCCGGCGAAAAATTGAAATCCCAGTTCAAAGTACGCACCAAAGTGCTTGGCAAACATGTGCTGATATCCAAATCCAAAAACAAGACGCCAATAATTGATCTCTTTGGATGATTCTTCCAAATACGAATCCTTGCTATTCACATTGTGGATGATAAAACCTTCAAACTCGCCATGAATCCACTCGGATGAATGAAAAGCATACGGACCAGTAAGCCCCATAAAACGATAGGCAATACCGATCCCTCCCATAAAGTCATAATCAGAGTCATACCCCATTAAATGAACGTTGCTAGAAAGATGTTCATCCTTCATTGTATACTCAACGCTTGTCATTCCATGGTATGGACCAAAACCCAAGCTTACGCCGAATTGTGCATAACACATCCCAGCAAGCATGCACAGTAGTGCTTGAAACTTTTTCATGTTTCCCTCCTTTTTCACCAACGCTTCACTGGAGGGACAATGTCACATAAGGCAGGTGAACCCCCAGGTTTAAAAAAAATAGCTGATGCTACGCAAATTCCAAGACGAACTAAATAATTTGATTGTTGTTGCGTGTTCGTTAAAGAAATGGAACTATCGAGAACAAAATCCTTTATAGCGACATTGAAACTAAAATCCACAACAATAGAATCCTGTTTATCAACATATT encodes:
- a CDS encoding glycosyl hydrolase family 8, with the protein product MRNIFQEIGKTPAEIEAKLNKAYAHFFEGDVENERICFDKGEDEAYIVDIGHSDIRSEGMSYGMTIAALLKKRDLFDKLWNFAQRHMKNTSGPLAGYYSWQVSMKDFTMMDPGPAPDGEEYFAAALLYAAKVFNCEKYKQEAIQLINDMAHKPCEGDVHTMMDVDVGLVRFSPMDGNDFTDPSYNTIAFYRMYGEATGDEIWKRIAENSFNYLQKAVHPVTGIAADYSEYDGTPKATPWYPTSDCFCGDAWRVAWNLGLDAANIGDALERASKNGGNNSDKADENGDKNDDKNADKNLAALAHVRDWEIASIRKLLNFLNERRPYLADMRIDGSAFPNEPRPATGGLIAMNGAATVALPAGDPLIKPFAEDLWNMEMPSGTWRYYDGTLYMLGLLACSGKFNV
- a CDS encoding fibrobacter succinogenes major paralogous domain-containing protein, whose translation is MRKFFQIAVFLFYVGESLASEILKDPRDNQEYKTVKIGSQVWMAENLSFAAEESFCYTRFNYDCRKYGRFYTWDVAKDVCPAGWHLPTAEEFDQLFVEVGGRDSAAVKLKSAEGWNHYGNGTDEYGFNGIPSGFRDYRGRFDRQTLYAYLWSATAAPSKKSIGIHMMAGRKDVSVYPYAKDFGLSVRCVKDE
- a CDS encoding acyl-CoA thioesterase gives rise to the protein METCSYEYTARIEVRYAETDQMGIVHHSVYAVWFEQARTEFFRTAGASYADMEAEGFACPVLELGVQYKAPTHYGEFVDIKTTLVKEDKLRYRFKYELSVDGKLCTVGTTLHCFTKAGRPTRELPAKIAVFFPTDAK
- a CDS encoding fibrobacter succinogenes major paralogous domain-containing protein, which codes for MKYVLLLITALSFVFVACSDDSPSEVSDGEIEFTLGTMTDSRDGQTYKTVTIGNQTWMAENLNYAYTGISYSTPAFISDSTSWCYEGMKSNCDAHGRLYTWSAAMDSAGLVSEANGVVACGLGKKCKPNKPHRGICPEGWHVPTQSEFGALFKKVGGVKVAGSKLKSTSGWTENANGMDAIGFNAIPSGYRYINGSYMLLEEVVSMWSVAEYGINASYTQVFTDVDSVTSMFEAKSGGASLRCLKD
- a CDS encoding GntR family transcriptional regulator, coding for MLINEVKKSIKAAGFKDGDKMPSVRKMAQQLKLSVTTIHKVYKELASEGTIMLIQGKGCFWGSAPKVSVGPVEDVYTGIEKQFQKDLESGYLNAFEQLPSSGDLAIRYRVSPYLVKKFLNQKVEQGILVRNGRKVFFSEERSIDSSNYILFLHRSDERGRMRIESERESDVFRTVARIAAEQNLVVHFLGYHEKSNQIFNPDGSAYVVKNDNHCLGAFLSTWLVDDPQKLFVHFAHFQSPISVWWEYAPDVVPLSVRNKKKWAFYNVAFGKEAGFIVGQHLKKKGVDSVHYISPYHWSFWSKARLQGLLEAGVKVEPLVDDRFASPFDLKNHTEKVGQDSQEFITQMVERLLEGATLNQFVCANDWVATTVIDCFKSKGKPVPYVVGFDDTIDSYRYVFDSFAFNVGTMVKEALYHILAPTIYAEQRRFMQAPLGRVVEKNPV
- a CDS encoding replication-associated recombination protein A, whose amino-acid sequence is MDQPLAERLRPQNLDEFLGQNKILGAQSLLRKSLENDTVPSMIFWGPPGCGKTSLAHVIKQKTRKAFVALSAVSSGVKEVKEVLADARKMKAMFQDTILFIDEIHRFNKGQQDALLGAVEDGTVTLIGATTENPGFEVNGALLSRCQLILFAPLSKEDLRTLIFSALKEHPRGLQLKDVEVEDAVVDKLIAQSEGDARFLLNQLEWIGGNLGGRKVIDEKLLEEFQYKKPLRYDKSGEEHYNLISALHKSIRGSDPDAAVYWLHRMLQGGEDPRYLLRRMIRMSMEDVGLADPNALLLATSAREAYDFLGNPEGLIALDQLAVYLALAPKSNSLEVAGMTADEVIRQTGTLPVPRAFRNSVTRVGKQLGYGNGYQYDHDSPGGYSAQEHLPKQLEGMRFYQPKQIGKEKLFAERLEQLKAIRDEKLGKKEES